A single window of Granulicella mallensis MP5ACTX8 DNA harbors:
- the xrtJ gene encoding exosortase J, with the protein MFTSPTAAVPPTDARPAGLRLTRSTAVMLVGGLSIAGVFAIFQTALALWVLWMNDPLKSIGGLIPLVSFVLILRVWRSLGWELRGSWWGLAILAATIALVHLRDRAILELILTPSWTIFLPPHSLVAIAYAAGVVLLFGGPRLVRATLFPLVLMGFVNPVPTFFTLHIDLPLQHASSLIARAFAHALGQQLTSDQLRLMFTPDFGMFIAPGCNGIRGAVTMGFIALIAGYLYRFRLRVHILVVAGAVLLGYVFNLVRLCVLVLYYIVALHIQWLQSRAEMGDYLIGACLFFVATALLFTLIRRFSPGHDLRVPALATMPESTPGVAPGSFLPRWIALALLVLVGSITYARAIVQDWKTSRIASDPKALGLFPQHVGHYKLQREWNEYMLNGPLVYYWADYAPDGSVAPEKSAVVSVGISPVLGAHDTLLCHSARGEDWLWHGDLLLPTARGVTSFGLLFFNNGATQYLEATTVCTGTTCGQYSNGLKHFGFVYSRPDTRNLLSQSPTRPIPVLLRTATPDTALAPDTARAALTASLRDFLSGADLPEFTRSYRQP; encoded by the coding sequence ATGTTTACCTCTCCCACGGCTGCTGTGCCACCGACCGATGCGCGACCGGCAGGGCTCAGGCTGACACGGTCCACAGCCGTAATGCTGGTGGGGGGGCTGAGCATCGCCGGTGTATTCGCGATCTTCCAGACAGCGCTTGCTCTTTGGGTGCTCTGGATGAATGATCCGCTCAAATCCATCGGTGGCCTCATCCCTCTGGTGAGCTTTGTGCTCATCCTGAGAGTCTGGCGATCGCTTGGCTGGGAGCTGCGCGGAAGCTGGTGGGGACTGGCGATTCTTGCCGCTACGATTGCGCTGGTCCATCTGCGCGACCGTGCCATTCTCGAGCTGATCCTCACGCCCTCGTGGACGATCTTCCTCCCGCCCCACTCGCTGGTGGCCATTGCCTATGCGGCGGGCGTCGTGCTGTTGTTCGGAGGGCCGAGGCTTGTTCGCGCCACGCTCTTCCCCCTCGTGCTGATGGGGTTCGTCAACCCGGTTCCCACCTTCTTTACGCTGCATATCGATCTGCCGCTGCAGCACGCTTCATCCCTGATCGCACGTGCCTTCGCTCACGCCCTGGGGCAACAGCTCACCAGCGACCAGTTGCGGCTGATGTTTACTCCGGACTTCGGCATGTTTATCGCGCCGGGCTGCAACGGCATTCGGGGAGCGGTCACGATGGGCTTCATCGCGCTGATCGCGGGATATCTCTACAGGTTTCGTCTGCGCGTGCACATTCTTGTGGTCGCTGGGGCCGTGCTGCTGGGATACGTCTTCAACCTCGTTCGGCTGTGTGTCCTGGTGCTGTACTACATCGTTGCACTGCATATCCAATGGCTGCAGAGCCGCGCAGAGATGGGCGACTACCTCATCGGCGCCTGCCTGTTCTTCGTCGCGACCGCGCTGCTGTTTACCTTGATTCGCCGATTCAGCCCTGGCCATGACTTACGCGTGCCGGCATTAGCCACAATGCCGGAGAGCACTCCCGGTGTGGCGCCAGGCTCGTTCCTGCCGCGCTGGATCGCGTTGGCGTTGCTGGTGCTGGTGGGCAGCATCACGTATGCGCGAGCTATCGTGCAGGACTGGAAGACCTCTCGTATCGCCAGCGATCCGAAGGCGCTTGGTCTGTTCCCGCAGCACGTGGGCCACTACAAGCTGCAGCGCGAGTGGAATGAGTACATGCTGAATGGTCCGCTGGTCTACTACTGGGCGGACTATGCGCCGGACGGCAGCGTCGCTCCCGAAAAGAGTGCGGTGGTTTCAGTCGGCATTTCGCCGGTACTGGGGGCGCACGATACGTTGCTCTGCCACTCGGCCCGCGGAGAAGACTGGCTTTGGCATGGCGATCTTCTTTTGCCGACGGCCAGGGGCGTTACGAGCTTCGGCCTCTTGTTCTTCAATAATGGAGCGACACAGTATCTTGAGGCGACGACAGTTTGCACCGGCACAACGTGCGGGCAGTATTCGAACGGCCTCAAGCACTTTGGCTTTGTCTACAGCCGCCCGGACACCCGCAATTTGCTGAGCCAGAGTCCCACACGCCCGATCCCGGTTCTGTTGCGCACCGCGACGCCGGACACCGCACTGGCCCCGGACACCGCCCGTGCCGCACTGACAGCCAGCCTGCGGGACTTCCTCTCCGGAGCCGATCTTCCCGAGTTCACGCGCTCCTACCGCCAGCCCTGA
- a CDS encoding TonB-dependent receptor, with protein sequence MNRILSTRTISKVLRASLSLRLIVFCLTVLLVASGAAHAQLAGKGAITGTVFDASGAAIPDATVVMTNGATGISTTTTSTSAGDFSVSTLDPGVYTVTVTAKGFEKLRQEDVHVNALETVSLNPKLTVGASDQSVTITAAPPQLETTNATLGATMEQDMYAALPIEMGAYGQPDQRRATDFAFLMPGVQGNNTTGNPTTNTGIVNGSGSRGGVTAVYIDGLPFVRAGGNGDPRYIWTAISVDAVNQFQVQTNGYSAIYEGQGIQNYTIKQGANKWHGAVYEFFRNTALDTWGFYRANNPLTGLPAKPIEHQNEYGINFGGPLVPFGTWKDKLFFFGNYNGYRYSSTTPTPVTFPTFAQQNGNFTGVIPGGVWDPNSQAACTANSTNGPCRYRYGYSYAGTPGPGGNPILTGTPDVIPASQFSQAALALQQFIPQLTNQNLQNNYYAPNATALNNWSTTERIDYTTQKDQLTLMAAIGRQASSFPVGQAQGSGRNVAGVPYNYGQAYAPKTAVGIIEETHTFTPHLVNQFKYGYARYNGPTFDADQLPQYSASALGFTGLPSGPAQTAFPFVTFSGTNAPTGWSGSTPNGTIAQNYTLVDNIQWVAGKHTVTFGGQIAWLLYNVTPATGGSTPLTLAASVTETAQITASSNTSPKYAAAANTGAAYASFLVGQIDKGSLTQYLDQSYGSRFRAYSPYVQDNWKVTDKLTLDLGLRWDIFPSVRENHGFMSFFNPNLPNPVTGINGALQYAGDGANTCNCQTPVNTYFKNIGPRIGLAYQVDPKTVVRASYGVMYTHGNGVGGGTASQTGMASNALGFSAAPSFSANGQLLSTFPLMGSNMAVPAGMSTPAAGRASGPAYGTGYTTVAGYTGTPSSSQGYADPYLGGRAPQYINWSFGFQHQWTDAFTSTITYVGSQGHFLQADGSNARGFWADQLDPKYLALGSSLNLTGAAETTFCATSGDCPSYYTKFNTSQSVATLLHPFPFQNVSDPYGNVANSNYHSLQMSFNMRPTHGITFMANYTWSRSIDDAGTFRSGYAIPAFASGNGKAYAIGRMDRSVSTSSQPQHVVITGVWDLPIGRQILANQAWERAVLGGLKFSTIFQAYSGSPLAITSSVCATNPAQSSFSSPAGACMPNLNPAFIGRARINGKWGQGATSSVSKSYIDSTAFTGNNAYQFGNAPRTAPYDIYGPGNNNLDISLRRSFNLHILNSSRFNIQADLYNVTNHTQFSVASAVYGNASFGQVNAQANKSRSAQLSGRIEF encoded by the coding sequence ATGAACCGCATACTGTCGACGCGCACGATCTCCAAAGTTCTTAGAGCATCCCTGAGCCTGAGGCTTATCGTTTTCTGTCTTACTGTTTTATTGGTGGCGAGTGGAGCAGCCCATGCGCAGTTGGCCGGTAAGGGCGCGATCACAGGCACGGTCTTCGATGCCAGCGGAGCGGCTATTCCCGACGCGACGGTTGTGATGACCAATGGCGCGACCGGAATCTCCACGACAACGACGAGCACCTCCGCGGGAGACTTCAGTGTCTCGACACTTGATCCCGGCGTTTATACCGTCACCGTCACCGCCAAGGGCTTCGAGAAGTTGAGACAGGAGGATGTGCACGTCAACGCACTGGAGACGGTAAGCCTCAACCCGAAGCTGACGGTGGGTGCCTCCGATCAGAGTGTCACCATCACGGCGGCTCCTCCCCAGCTTGAGACCACCAATGCCACGCTGGGCGCGACCATGGAGCAGGACATGTATGCCGCGCTACCGATCGAGATGGGCGCTTACGGCCAGCCTGACCAGCGCCGCGCGACCGACTTCGCCTTCCTCATGCCCGGTGTGCAGGGCAATAATACGACCGGCAATCCCACCACGAACACCGGTATTGTCAACGGCTCCGGAAGCCGTGGTGGTGTCACTGCCGTGTACATCGACGGTCTGCCTTTCGTGCGCGCCGGTGGTAACGGCGACCCGCGCTATATCTGGACGGCGATCTCGGTGGATGCCGTAAACCAGTTCCAGGTACAGACCAACGGCTACTCGGCGATCTATGAAGGCCAGGGCATTCAGAACTACACCATCAAGCAGGGTGCGAATAAATGGCATGGCGCGGTGTACGAGTTCTTCCGCAACACGGCGCTCGATACCTGGGGCTTCTACCGCGCGAACAACCCGCTGACCGGGCTGCCTGCGAAGCCGATCGAGCACCAGAACGAGTATGGAATCAACTTCGGCGGTCCGCTGGTTCCCTTCGGCACCTGGAAGGACAAGCTCTTCTTCTTCGGTAACTACAACGGCTATCGCTACTCCAGCACCACGCCAACTCCTGTCACTTTCCCGACGTTTGCACAACAGAACGGCAACTTTACGGGAGTGATTCCGGGCGGCGTCTGGGACCCGAACTCGCAGGCTGCCTGTACGGCCAACAGCACCAATGGCCCCTGCCGCTACCGTTATGGCTACTCGTATGCCGGAACCCCCGGCCCTGGGGGCAATCCGATTCTCACCGGCACACCGGATGTAATCCCTGCCTCGCAGTTCTCGCAGGCCGCGCTCGCGCTGCAGCAATTTATACCGCAACTCACCAACCAGAACCTTCAGAACAACTACTATGCCCCCAACGCAACGGCACTGAACAACTGGTCGACGACTGAGCGTATCGACTACACCACTCAGAAAGACCAGTTGACGCTCATGGCGGCGATTGGCCGTCAGGCCAGCTCCTTCCCCGTCGGACAGGCGCAGGGTTCAGGCCGCAACGTTGCAGGCGTGCCGTACAACTATGGCCAGGCCTACGCACCCAAGACGGCGGTCGGCATCATCGAAGAGACGCACACCTTTACGCCGCACCTCGTCAATCAGTTCAAGTATGGCTACGCGCGTTATAACGGTCCCACCTTTGACGCCGACCAGCTTCCTCAATACTCTGCCTCCGCGCTCGGGTTCACCGGACTGCCCTCAGGGCCTGCGCAGACCGCATTTCCCTTTGTTACCTTCAGCGGCACCAATGCCCCGACCGGTTGGAGCGGTTCTACTCCCAACGGGACGATCGCGCAGAACTACACCCTTGTCGATAACATCCAGTGGGTTGCCGGGAAGCATACCGTGACCTTTGGCGGACAGATCGCCTGGCTGCTCTACAACGTGACTCCGGCAACGGGGGGAAGCACTCCTTTGACCCTGGCCGCTTCCGTTACGGAGACAGCCCAGATTACAGCCTCGAGCAATACTTCACCGAAGTATGCGGCGGCCGCCAATACAGGAGCGGCGTATGCCAGCTTCCTGGTCGGCCAGATCGATAAGGGAAGCCTCACGCAGTATCTGGACCAGTCGTATGGCTCCCGCTTCCGGGCCTACTCGCCCTATGTTCAGGACAACTGGAAGGTAACCGACAAACTCACGCTCGACCTGGGCCTGCGTTGGGATATCTTCCCCTCCGTCAGAGAGAACCATGGCTTCATGAGCTTCTTCAATCCGAATCTTCCAAACCCGGTAACGGGTATCAACGGCGCTCTGCAATATGCCGGAGATGGCGCGAACACCTGTAACTGCCAGACCCCGGTGAACACCTACTTCAAGAACATCGGGCCGCGCATCGGACTCGCTTACCAGGTCGATCCGAAGACGGTTGTCCGCGCCAGCTACGGCGTGATGTATACGCACGGCAACGGCGTCGGCGGAGGCACGGCTTCACAAACGGGCATGGCATCCAACGCTCTTGGGTTCTCGGCTGCTCCGTCGTTCTCAGCGAACGGCCAGCTCCTGTCGACCTTTCCTCTGATGGGTTCGAACATGGCGGTGCCTGCTGGAATGAGCACTCCAGCTGCAGGGCGCGCCTCCGGCCCAGCCTATGGAACGGGCTACACCACGGTCGCTGGATATACTGGGACACCTTCCAGCAGCCAGGGCTATGCTGATCCCTACCTGGGCGGTCGTGCTCCCCAGTACATCAACTGGAGCTTCGGCTTTCAGCATCAGTGGACCGATGCCTTCACCTCGACGATCACCTATGTCGGATCGCAAGGCCACTTCCTGCAGGCCGATGGAAGCAACGCTCGCGGTTTCTGGGCCGATCAGCTCGATCCAAAGTATCTCGCGCTGGGTTCGAGCCTGAACCTGACAGGAGCGGCGGAGACGACGTTCTGCGCTACCTCCGGCGACTGCCCTTCGTACTACACGAAGTTCAACACCAGCCAGAGCGTTGCGACGCTGCTGCATCCATTCCCGTTCCAGAACGTCAGCGATCCTTACGGGAACGTGGCGAACTCCAACTACCACTCGCTGCAGATGTCGTTCAACATGCGGCCGACGCACGGCATCACGTTTATGGCGAACTACACCTGGTCTCGCTCCATCGACGATGCCGGCACGTTCCGCTCCGGTTATGCCATCCCGGCGTTTGCTTCAGGCAACGGCAAAGCCTACGCCATAGGCCGGATGGATCGTTCGGTATCAACATCGAGCCAGCCCCAGCACGTTGTGATCACGGGCGTATGGGACTTGCCGATCGGACGTCAGATCCTTGCCAATCAAGCGTGGGAACGCGCTGTACTGGGAGGCTTGAAGTTTTCGACTATCTTCCAGGCCTACTCCGGCTCGCCTCTGGCGATCACCTCGTCCGTCTGCGCGACCAATCCCGCGCAGAGCTCCTTTAGCTCTCCCGCAGGCGCCTGCATGCCGAACCTTAACCCTGCCTTCATTGGCCGCGCCCGCATCAACGGCAAGTGGGGCCAGGGGGCGACCTCGAGCGTCAGCAAGAGCTATATCGATTCGACTGCTTTCACCGGCAACAACGCCTATCAATTCGGCAACGCACCCCGCACGGCTCCGTATGACATCTACGGTCCCGGCAACAACAACCTGGATATCAGCCTGCGCCGCAGCTTCAACCTGCACATCCTGAACTCGTCCAGGTTCAACATTCAGGCCGACCTCTACAACGTAACGAACCACACTCAGTTCTCTGTGGCGAGTGCGGTGTATGGAAACGCAAGCTTCGGGCAGGTCAATGCCCAGGCAAACAAGAGCCGCTCGGCGCAGCTTTCTGGCCGCATCGAGTTCTGA
- a CDS encoding DNA internalization-related competence protein ComEC/Rec2: MDSAPAVEALRFRRMPLLAAVLCFALGDILSRSWHAPVLLAGSTALLLLLAVLSQWRANRIAIVPALALWIVAGCWCAQIQPAIPPQTALIPYADGLSRIVRGRVVRVRLLHETQQNDAAPQQPQEPWRMEPGAWEADNEHPLESVDLDVQAIEDVTPDTSTMRPLQGGVRVTITGDAPVLACGDVLELPLRLRVPDTYRDPGAWSHAAALLGEGIAVQSSVKAARVHKTGAATRDWRCRLYAAQSWAASRIDMLVHSRANRLLPAAAHLSAEDAAILNAMLFGDRGRLSQTLRAGFERTGTFHLFVVSGLHIVLLSGVLFWILRKLRTPEGIAVATTIVAATGYALLTGFGVPVQRALGMTAVYLLARWLARESGALNALGVAGLAVLVFDPRALFEAGFQMTFLVILAIAGLALPLSDRLLHSWKRATHNLWLVRLDAFLPPQVAQLRVRLRMFGVLFAQLLGKGARDLPLWLLLAVTWACEAFLIGIVVELCMVLPMAVYFHRATLLALPLNLISVPLITVLICVAVLTFCVALLNSWLAMIPGAITALLLHTVRALVEHLGHIALADLRVPMPAPAAIALACAALVFCCWALRARQRMWQWVGVAAMAVIPLAVLLPEPPLLHRGVLEVTALDVGQGDSLLVVSPEGRTLLVDAGGPVGQQVPSPDRWDIGEEVVAPYLWSRRIRRLDAILLTHAHSDHMGGMPAVLRDLRPHELWLSVQPGKSPGLHALLEEAQDLGITVRWFRAGYAFNWGGLHTSVLAPEASYENPREAVNNDSLVMRLDFNKASVLLEGDAEAPSEAAMVEHGRVAPATLLKVGHHGSNTSTTPAFLAAVAPREAVISVGRYNTFGHPRFEVLGRLEAAHVKTFRTDRAGAETFLLTSEGGISAGTAASY, encoded by the coding sequence ATGGACTCCGCTCCGGCGGTCGAAGCGCTGCGCTTTCGCAGGATGCCTCTGCTGGCTGCCGTGCTTTGTTTCGCGCTCGGAGACATACTCTCCCGAAGCTGGCATGCTCCCGTTCTGCTTGCTGGATCGACCGCGTTATTACTGCTGCTCGCTGTCCTCAGCCAATGGCGCGCCAACCGCATCGCCATTGTTCCCGCGCTCGCGCTATGGATCGTTGCCGGCTGCTGGTGCGCGCAGATACAACCCGCGATTCCGCCGCAGACAGCGCTCATCCCCTACGCCGATGGCCTGAGCCGCATCGTGCGTGGGCGTGTGGTGCGGGTGCGCCTGCTGCACGAGACACAACAGAACGACGCTGCCCCACAACAGCCGCAGGAACCGTGGCGCATGGAACCCGGCGCGTGGGAGGCCGACAACGAACATCCGTTGGAGTCCGTCGATCTGGATGTACAGGCCATCGAAGATGTAACGCCGGACACCTCCACCATGCGGCCACTGCAAGGCGGAGTGCGCGTGACGATCACTGGCGATGCGCCGGTGCTGGCCTGTGGCGACGTGCTGGAACTGCCGCTGCGCTTGCGCGTGCCGGACACCTATCGCGATCCCGGCGCATGGTCGCACGCAGCGGCGTTGCTTGGCGAAGGCATCGCTGTGCAATCCAGTGTGAAGGCCGCGCGTGTGCACAAAACCGGAGCCGCGACTCGTGACTGGCGATGCCGCCTCTATGCCGCGCAGTCATGGGCGGCGAGCCGCATCGACATGCTCGTACACTCCCGCGCCAATCGCCTGCTGCCCGCAGCCGCACACCTCAGCGCGGAAGATGCCGCGATCCTGAACGCAATGCTCTTCGGCGACCGTGGACGGCTGAGTCAGACGCTTCGCGCAGGCTTTGAACGGACCGGCACCTTTCATCTCTTCGTGGTCTCGGGATTGCATATCGTCCTGCTGTCAGGAGTGCTCTTCTGGATTCTCCGCAAACTGCGCACTCCGGAAGGCATAGCCGTTGCAACGACCATCGTTGCGGCGACAGGCTACGCACTGCTCACCGGCTTTGGCGTTCCGGTGCAGCGCGCGCTTGGGATGACGGCGGTGTATCTGCTCGCGCGCTGGCTGGCCCGCGAGAGCGGCGCGCTCAATGCGCTGGGCGTGGCAGGGCTCGCCGTACTCGTGTTCGATCCGCGCGCTCTATTCGAGGCAGGTTTCCAGATGACCTTCCTCGTCATCCTTGCCATCGCAGGACTTGCGTTGCCGTTGAGCGACCGCCTGCTGCACTCCTGGAAGCGCGCCACACATAATCTCTGGCTCGTGCGGCTCGATGCCTTTCTGCCGCCGCAAGTCGCGCAGCTTCGCGTTCGCCTGCGCATGTTCGGCGTGCTCTTTGCGCAACTGCTCGGCAAAGGCGCACGTGATCTGCCGCTGTGGCTGTTGCTCGCTGTGACCTGGGCCTGCGAAGCGTTTTTGATCGGTATCGTGGTAGAGCTCTGCATGGTATTGCCGATGGCCGTCTACTTCCATCGCGCCACGCTGCTGGCGCTGCCGCTGAATCTCATCTCTGTACCGCTGATCACAGTGCTGATCTGCGTTGCGGTTCTCACGTTCTGCGTGGCCCTTTTGAACAGTTGGCTGGCGATGATTCCCGGCGCGATCACCGCTCTGCTCCTGCATACCGTGCGAGCCCTGGTGGAGCACCTCGGCCACATCGCCCTCGCCGATCTGCGCGTGCCGATGCCAGCCCCTGCGGCGATCGCGCTGGCCTGTGCCGCTCTCGTCTTCTGCTGCTGGGCCCTGCGTGCTCGACAGAGGATGTGGCAGTGGGTCGGCGTTGCCGCCATGGCCGTGATTCCACTGGCAGTGCTGCTGCCGGAGCCGCCGTTGCTGCATCGCGGCGTGCTGGAGGTTACCGCGCTCGACGTTGGCCAGGGCGACTCGCTGCTGGTCGTCTCTCCTGAGGGCCGGACGCTGCTCGTCGATGCAGGCGGTCCGGTCGGGCAGCAGGTGCCGTCTCCGGACCGATGGGATATTGGCGAAGAGGTCGTCGCGCCTTATCTTTGGTCGCGGCGCATTCGCCGTCTCGATGCCATACTGCTGACGCACGCGCACAGCGATCACATGGGCGGCATGCCGGCGGTGCTGCGCGATCTGCGTCCGCACGAACTCTGGCTCAGCGTGCAGCCGGGCAAGTCGCCAGGACTCCACGCCTTGCTCGAAGAGGCACAGGACCTCGGCATCACCGTACGCTGGTTTCGCGCGGGCTACGCCTTCAATTGGGGAGGCCTGCACACCAGCGTGCTCGCTCCCGAAGCGAGCTATGAGAATCCCCGTGAGGCCGTGAACAACGACTCTTTAGTGATGCGCCTGGACTTCAACAAAGCCAGCGTCCTGCTCGAAGGCGATGCCGAAGCACCGAGCGAAGCGGCGATGGTGGAGCATGGACGCGTCGCGCCGGCGACCCTGTTGAAGGTCGGCCACCATGGCAGCAATACTTCGACGACGCCGGCGTTTCTGGCCGCCGTCGCGCCGCGCGAGGCCGTCATCAGCGTCGGTCGATACAACACCTTCGGGCATCCACGCTTTGAGGTGCTCGGCCGCCTCGAAGCCGCACACGTCAAAACCTTCCGCACCGACCGCGCGGGCGCGGAGACGTTCCTGCTGACGAGCGAGGGTGGAATCTCCGCTGGTACCGCCGCATCTTATTAA